A stretch of the Nitratireductor thuwali genome encodes the following:
- a CDS encoding TOBE domain-containing protein, with protein sequence MLARPNGRGAALPAALRLGIRPEHLIVREEEPGGLAARIQGSEAMGRETMYTADTDLGMLRFLETTPLPRFRPGDKVRLGFEPSHALLFDRASGRRVEGLEIHV encoded by the coding sequence GTGCTGGCGCGACCGAACGGCCGCGGGGCGGCCCTCCCCGCCGCATTGAGGCTCGGAATACGCCCCGAGCACCTGATTGTCAGGGAGGAGGAGCCCGGCGGCCTGGCCGCGCGCATCCAGGGCAGCGAGGCAATGGGCCGGGAAACCATGTACACCGCGGATACCGATCTCGGCATGTTGCGCTTCCTTGAGACGACGCCACTGCCGCGATTCAGACCGGGCGACAAGGTCCGGCTCGGTTTCGAGCCGTCGCACGCGCTCCTGTTCGACCGCGCGTCCGGGCGGAGAGTGGAGGGTCTCGAAATCCATGTCTGA